A genomic region of Zalophus californianus isolate mZalCal1 chromosome 1, mZalCal1.pri.v2, whole genome shotgun sequence contains the following coding sequences:
- the LOC113916479 gene encoding keratin-associated protein 12-1-like, with the protein MCSTSCSTGCQASCCTPSSCQASCYVHMSCQPAVSVPVSCQPAVSVPVSCKPAVYVVPSCQSSVCLPMSHKPLVLMAPSCQSSGGCQPSRPTLLCRPVSCSTPSCFWP; encoded by the coding sequence ATGTGCTCCACCAGCTGCTCCACGGGCTGCCAGGCGTCCTGCTgcacccccagctcctgccagGCATCCTGCTACGTGCACATGAGCTGCCAGCCCGCCGTGTCCGTGCCCGTGAGCTGCCAGCCCGCCGTGTCCGTGCCCGTGAGCTGCAAGCCCGCCGTGTATGTGGTCCCCTCCTGCCAGTCCTCGGTTTGCCTGCCCATGAGCCACAAGCCCCTCGTGCTCATGGCCCCCTCCTGCCAGTCCTCCGGGGGCTGCCAGCCCTCCCGCCCCACCCTGCTCTGCAGACCCGTCTCCTGTAGCACCCCGTCCTGCTTCTGGCCATGA
- the LOC113917345 gene encoding keratin-associated protein 12-1-like codes for MYFTSCSTGCQQASCTPSPCQTSCGVPSPCQTSCGVPSSCQTSCCVPSPCQTSCSVPSPCQTSCQTSCCVPVSYKPAVCLPVSCKPAVCLPVSGKPAVCLPVSCKPIVYVAPSCQSSGGCQPSCPTLVCRPAPCSIPDCC; via the exons ATGTACTTCACCAGCTGCTCCACGGGCTGCCAGCAGGCCagctgcacccccagcccctgccagacGTCCTGCGGCGTGCCCAGCCCCTGCCAGACGTCCTGCGGCGTGCCCAGCTCCTGCCAGACATCCTGCTGCGTGCCCAGCCCGTGCCAGACATCCTGCAGCGTGCCCAGCCCCTGCCAGAC ctcctgccagACGTCCTGCTGTGTGCCCGTGAGCTACAAGCCTGCTGTGTGCCTGCCCGTGAGCTGCAAGCCTGCTGTGTGCCTGCCCGTGAGTGGCAAGCCTGCTGTGTGCCTGCCCGTGAGCTGCAAGCCCATTGTGTATGTGGCTCCCTCCTGCCAGTCCTCTGGGGGctgccagccctcctgccccaccctggTCTGCAGGCCTGCCCCCTGCAGCATCCCTGACTGCTGCTGA